One window of the Bradyrhizobium sp. NP1 genome contains the following:
- a CDS encoding PAS domain S-box protein yields MPPAIAAILQRIRSSPLSIGRLTFSSFLLLLVVIATTSIASVVAMRHIGATFAELQRLQDVGDLAEEIDRRMNDLRLAARDFVAEPGDQAGRIGEAASSLSALLKKTRLELAPEQRDMIDGISQRLSTYRSGIERISTLINRRAELLVGLPELRDRFDQAVAANPDPTLSATLSQAQSHIAAALLAHNPSAAEQAAESIRALPVTDPGLRAAITDYAERIIAVSVRERQIADIDREVLGAEGRQIQRATELLREVSASRGHILSRDFARTLAETTWQSILLGTLGVLVGIFAALFVVSRTVRPLISIASSIRALAGGQKDTLIPATDVNNEIGDIARAAEVFRRTLLEADTAREAAVHALAEQRLAEESYTKLFESSIEGIYVTTPGGALLNANPALARMMGYDTPRALIDSITDIASTIYVHPEARDEYQFLMRRDGMVRDFEYQVRRRDGGVLWLSDSATAVRDEKGEVVRYEGTVRDITDQKRAEDAIAEGRRMLQTVIDTVPAVINVKDCQLRYVLMNRYMAGIFDIEPADAIGRTTTDLMSRYGAQKTDENDKRVLRAKRGLGFYEEEYVDSTGNMRQWLVNKLPLLDIDGQIEYIVTVALDIGERKRGELEMRKARDAAETALRNLRETQASLIEAEKLAALGRLVAGVAHEVNNPVGISLTVASALERKTALFTDEVARGDLRRSSLNEYLATCRSAASQLVANLNRAAELIQSFKQVAADRNYSDQRSFDLADLTEQVVMSLRPGLRKHNLTLMVDCEPNLTMNSYPGPYGQVLTNLFLNSVAHAFPDGRAGTIDIQARAAGKDHVEIMFSDNGCGMSLDVRRRAFDPFFTTRRDQGGTGLGLHIVYSIVTNRLGGRLDLDSEPGHGTRIRMLLPRAAPIEQAAE; encoded by the coding sequence ATGCCACCCGCCATCGCTGCGATTTTGCAACGAATTCGATCGTCCCCGTTGTCGATCGGCCGCCTCACCTTTAGCAGCTTCCTGCTTCTGCTCGTCGTCATCGCGACGACCAGCATCGCCAGCGTCGTCGCCATGCGTCATATCGGCGCGACTTTTGCCGAGCTGCAGCGGCTGCAAGACGTCGGCGACCTCGCCGAGGAGATCGACCGGCGCATGAACGATCTGCGGCTGGCGGCCCGCGATTTCGTCGCCGAACCCGGCGATCAGGCCGGCCGGATCGGAGAGGCGGCGTCCTCTTTGAGCGCGCTGCTCAAGAAGACCCGGCTCGAGCTCGCGCCCGAGCAGCGCGACATGATCGACGGCATCAGCCAGCGGCTGTCGACCTATCGCTCCGGCATCGAGCGGATCTCGACCCTGATCAACCGCCGCGCCGAGCTGCTCGTGGGCCTGCCGGAGCTGCGCGACCGGTTCGACCAGGCCGTCGCCGCAAACCCCGATCCGACGCTGTCGGCCACGCTGTCGCAGGCGCAGAGCCACATCGCCGCCGCGCTGCTCGCGCACAATCCGTCCGCCGCCGAGCAGGCCGCAGAGAGCATACGGGCCTTGCCCGTCACCGACCCCGGGCTGCGTGCTGCCATCACCGACTATGCCGAACGGATCATCGCGGTCTCGGTGCGCGAGCGCCAGATCGCCGATATCGACCGCGAGGTGCTCGGCGCCGAGGGCCGCCAGATCCAGCGCGCGACCGAGCTTTTGCGCGAGGTCAGCGCCAGCCGCGGTCATATCCTGTCGCGCGACTTCGCCCGTACGCTCGCCGAAACCACCTGGCAGAGCATCCTGCTCGGCACCCTCGGCGTGCTCGTCGGCATATTCGCCGCGCTGTTCGTGGTGAGCCGTACGGTGCGCCCGCTGATCTCGATCGCAAGCTCGATCCGGGCGCTGGCCGGCGGCCAAAAGGACACCCTGATCCCTGCAACCGACGTCAACAACGAGATCGGCGATATCGCGCGCGCCGCCGAAGTCTTCCGCCGCACCCTGCTCGAGGCCGACACCGCGCGCGAGGCGGCCGTCCACGCGCTCGCCGAGCAGCGGCTCGCCGAGGAAAGCTACACCAAGCTGTTCGAATCCTCGATCGAAGGCATCTATGTGACGACGCCGGGCGGCGCGCTCCTGAACGCCAATCCGGCGCTGGCGCGGATGATGGGCTACGACACGCCGCGGGCGCTGATCGACAGCATCACCGACATCGCAAGCACGATCTATGTCCACCCCGAAGCGCGCGACGAATACCAGTTCCTGATGCGGCGCGACGGCATGGTGCGCGATTTCGAGTATCAGGTGCGCCGGCGCGACGGCGGCGTGCTCTGGCTTTCCGACAGCGCCACCGCCGTGCGCGACGAGAAAGGCGAGGTGGTCCGCTACGAGGGCACGGTTCGCGACATCACCGACCAGAAGCGCGCCGAGGACGCGATCGCGGAAGGCCGCCGGATGCTGCAGACCGTGATCGATACGGTGCCGGCGGTGATCAACGTCAAGGACTGCCAGCTTCGCTATGTTCTGATGAACCGCTACATGGCCGGCATCTTCGACATCGAGCCGGCTGACGCCATCGGCCGCACCACCACCGATCTGATGTCGCGGTATGGCGCGCAGAAGACCGACGAGAACGACAAGCGGGTGCTCAGGGCCAAGAGGGGCCTCGGCTTCTACGAGGAGGAGTATGTCGATTCCACCGGCAACATGCGGCAATGGCTGGTCAACAAGCTGCCGCTGCTCGATATCGACGGCCAGATCGAATACATCGTTACCGTCGCGCTCGACATCGGCGAGCGCAAGCGCGGCGAACTGGAAATGCGCAAGGCGCGCGACGCCGCCGAGACGGCGCTGCGCAACCTGCGCGAGACCCAGGCCTCGCTGATCGAGGCGGAGAAGCTCGCAGCGCTTGGGCGCCTTGTCGCGGGCGTCGCCCACGAGGTCAACAACCCCGTCGGCATCAGTCTCACGGTTGCTTCCGCGCTCGAGCGCAAGACCGCATTGTTCACCGACGAGGTCGCGCGCGGCGATCTCAGGCGGTCGAGCCTCAACGAGTATCTCGCAACCTGCCGCAGCGCGGCCTCGCAGCTCGTCGCCAACCTCAACCGCGCCGCCGAGCTGATCCAGTCGTTCAAGCAGGTTGCCGCCGACCGCAACTATTCGGACCAGCGCAGCTTCGACCTCGCCGACCTGACCGAGCAGGTGGTGATGAGCCTGCGGCCGGGGCTGCGCAAGCACAACCTGACGCTGATGGTGGATTGCGAACCGAATCTCACCATGAACAGCTACCCCGGCCCCTACGGCCAGGTGCTGACGAACCTGTTCCTCAATTCGGTCGCGCACGCCTTTCCCGACGGCCGGGCCGGCACCATCGACATCCAGGCCCGCGCCGCCGGCAAGGACCATGTCGAGATCATGTTTTCCGACAATGGCTGCGGCATGAGCCTCGACGTCCGCCGCCGCGCTTTCGATCC